Proteins from a genomic interval of Candidatus Micrarchaeota archaeon:
- a CDS encoding DUF1059 domain-containing protein: MAKKFACKDIGMSCGFKARAATEKELMEKIAEHAMDAHNMASIDAATMAKVKAAIKDA, encoded by the coding sequence ATGGCAAAGAAATTTGCATGCAAGGACATAGGAATGTCCTGCGGGTTCAAGGCAAGGGCTGCAACCGAGAAGGAATTGATGGAAAAGATAGCGGAGCACGCGATGGATGCGCACAACATGGCGAGCATAGACGCCGCAACAATGGCGAAGGTGAAGGCGGCGATAAAGGACGCATAA
- a CDS encoding helix-turn-helix transcriptional regulator translates to MRNPDSVSKVLDIMSTKQRWHIVRCLLMGHNKFNQIKRDCNMSSTALSRTLKYLEYRGLVVRRAEGRENSTEYELTKVGSEFSKVLNEMAKVGKRV, encoded by the coding sequence ATGCGCAATCCTGATTCCGTTTCCAAAGTGCTGGACATAATGAGCACGAAGCAGAGGTGGCACATAGTAAGGTGCCTCCTCATGGGTCACAACAAGTTCAACCAGATAAAGAGGGACTGCAACATGAGTTCGACCGCGCTCTCAAGGACTCTGAAGTACCTGGAATACAGGGGGCTCGTTGTAAGGCGCGCCGAGGGCCGCGAAAACTCAACGGAATACGAGCTTACAAAAGTGGGATCCGAATTCTCCAAGGTTCTTAATGAGATGGCGAAGGTAGGCAAACGCGTGTAA
- a CDS encoding thioredoxin family protein, which translates to MAIIDDKLKEQLRDTFSKELKGNVKIWLFTSKSEGRCQYCGVVEDLVRELCSLNEKLGMFLYDIDDHPKEAEVLGIERVPAILLHGASAYGIYYYGMPTGYEFGSLVDDIMDVSRSRSGLSQESKNALRGIAKKVDIKVFVTPTCPYCPKAVRTAHQMALENGNVKASMIEAMEFAALSEKYGVMGVPKVVINDSISFEGAVSEEAFVEQVRKALK; encoded by the coding sequence ATGGCCATAATAGACGACAAGCTTAAGGAGCAGCTCAGGGACACATTCTCTAAGGAGCTAAAGGGTAACGTAAAGATATGGCTCTTCACGAGTAAAAGCGAGGGGAGGTGCCAGTACTGCGGCGTTGTAGAGGACCTGGTGAGGGAGCTTTGCAGCTTAAACGAAAAGCTCGGCATGTTCTTGTATGACATAGACGACCATCCGAAGGAGGCAGAGGTGCTGGGCATAGAGCGCGTTCCGGCAATACTGCTGCACGGGGCATCGGCCTACGGCATATATTACTACGGAATGCCGACAGGATACGAGTTCGGGTCCCTTGTCGATGATATAATGGACGTGTCCAGGTCAAGGAGCGGACTCTCACAGGAATCAAAGAATGCCCTTCGGGGCATAGCCAAAAAGGTGGACATAAAGGTGTTTGTAACGCCGACATGCCCGTATTGCCCGAAAGCGGTCAGGACGGCGCACCAGATGGCACTAGAAAACGGCAACGTGAAGGCAAGCATGATAGAGGCCATGGAGTTCGCAGCACTCTCCGAAAAATACGGCGTCATGGGCGTGCCCAAGGTTGTTATAAACGACAGCATATCCTTTGAGGGCGCAGTATCCGAGGAGGCTTTCGTGGAGCAGGTCAGGAAGGCCTTGAAGTAG